Proteins from one Candida orthopsilosis Co 90-125, chromosome 2 draft sequence genomic window:
- a CDS encoding Ttr1 glutaredoxin — translation MKVRRSGFICFRISPLLSITKLRYIIKSWSCICGKEMTEHKTLITKQTSISLSLSSRCLYKYQSTILAIRLYLYNSFMIRSFIPKSYTFTPLVNKRYSSISNMVSAQTKQKVEQLIKEKPIFIASKSYCPYCAQTKKTIEALTKDAYIIELDEEADGGEIQEALAELTGQKTVPNVFIGGQHIGGNSDVQQLKSADQLEPKIKAAL, via the coding sequence atgaaagtgaGAAGATCGGGCTTTATCTGTTTCCGTATATCTCCCTTGTTATCAATTACTAAGCTTAGATATATAATTAAAAGTTGGTCGTGTATTTGTGGGAAAGAAATGACAGAACACAAAACTCTCATTACAAAGCAAACATCAATCTCTTTGTCTCTCTCCTCAAGATGTCTATATAAATATCAATCGACAATTCTCGCCATTCGATTATATCTTTACAATTCATTTATGATTAGGAGTTTTATACCCAAATCTTATACATTCACACCCTTAGTCAATAAAAgatattcttcaatttcaaatatggTTTCTGCTCAAACTaaacaaaaagttgaacaattgatcaaagaaaaaCCAATTTTCATTGCTTCTAAATCTTATTGTCCATACTGTGCTCAAACTAAAAAGACGATTGAAGCTTTGACCAAAGATGCTTATATTATTGAATTAGATGAAGAAGCTGATGGTGGTGAAATTCAAGAGGCTTTGGCTGAATTGACTGGTCAAAAGACTGTACCAAATGTTTTCATTGGTGGTCAACATATTGGTGGTAACTCAGatgttcaacaattgaaatctgCTGATCAATTGGAGCCAAAGATCAAAGCTGCTTTGTAA